Proteins encoded in a region of the Pseudomonas syringae KCTC 12500 genome:
- a CDS encoding Hpt domain-containing protein translates to MADRHDYVALEWLKGEIAETLRQARQALDLFIEDPANAAAMAECLKLVHQVHGSLQMIEFYGAALLAEEIEQLALAVQQNRVSHPVESEQLLIQAMSQLPVYLERIHSARRDLPLVVLPLLNDLRSARGESLLSETSLFAPQLVVVPPLDEQELARRNTPELPNLLRKLRQTLQAALAGLMREQGVQTQLGYMAKVFARLEQLCEDAPLGALWRIASALVETMLNGNFTNSPALRSLLKDADKELKRLAEQGVIGINQPAPEELLKSLLFYIAKSDSLAPKMLDLKDQYALADALPGNDVVNEERARMAGPDRDAMRSVIVALCEGLVRVKERLDVFVRGDRQHVSELNALLPPLRQIADTLAVLGFGQPRKVIIDQLSVVLGLAQGQREPSDAALMDVAGALLYVESTLAGMAGSHEQVSREESRLPTTDLTQIHQLVIREARTVLQQAKDVILDYIDGEWDRQRLDPLCALIVQVRGALAMIPLARAASLLAACNEYIQEHLLVDETRPTWVQLDCLADTITGIEYYLERMLEDHQAPGDQVLDMAQQSLARLGYTPAADTLEVPLLEEIITQDELLELDDRKALVSPTQTIAQVLASPVSAVNPPARNVPTSLLPPSAGEEAVDDELRDVFLEEADEVLDALREYLPRWFTSLGRDGHWDSTALTEVRRAFHTLKGSGRMVRALILSELAWSVENLLNRVLEGDVLPGIEVQQLMSEVQALLPSVIRDFAEDAQRQRDDVDLLAARAHALANGLEPPTLPAVDDPAPGKPVADEPLDPQLLEIFRQEALGHLNTLGRFLDNAEQSASPAISDAVLRALHTLKGSAHMAGVLPIAELASPLDQLVREYKANLIDIGSPELVLLRSAEPLLHKGLEQLDSTPLADIPGAAPLIEAALAMLNDRLTVVLRESDSGLRIKRNPTLLASFLAEGMDIVLDAENLLRGWRQHPGERQELSALLDELTTLGHGAHLADLPQVDELCEALLDLYGAVEESSLAVSERFFDVAENAHEALINMLDQVAAGQDVEPRPECVRALNQLLDQALDPSATGLVKSDGHRTLSVTELNAATAQLASEAGHTETEVAGPDDEIVEIFLEEAVDILDSAGQALQRWLADPENPAPLASLQRDLHTLKGGARMAEVAEVGDLAHELENLYEGLIDRRFNHSPTLAELLHESHDHLAILLEQLYRQEALSDPSALIEALRSCRTLESAGPEAQASPAASEDPPEHDTELREVFLEEGFDIMESSGAALARWQADPHNMLEVENLLRDLHTLKGGARMVEIAPIGDLAHELETLYEGLSAGSLQPAPLMMGLLQSGQDVLADMLDAVRSDKPLPDATLLIESIRRLATDEPSGAVLAAQGLEIHPESVVAVAPVAEGEVERSGPEMVKVPAEQLEDLVNLAGETSIFRGRIEQQIIDSQIALVEMETTIERMRDQLRRLDMETQGRILSREQVQAERLGYEEFDPLEMDRHSQLQQLSRALFESASDLMDLKETLGARARDAETLLSQQARVNTQLQEGLMRTRMVPFERLVPRLRRVVRQVASELHKKVHFEVGNADGEMDRNVLERMVAPLEHMLRNAVDHGLESTEKRIAAGKPEQGHISLELMYEGGDMVIELSDDGSGVDLAAVRRKAIKRGMIHPDADLSDHEVLPFILQAGFSTSEIITQISGRGVGMDVVHAEVKQLGGSMVIDSVPGQGTRFRIRLPISVSVNRALMVTCGEEQYAVPLNTVDGIVRVMANELDGYYQTTPPRYQYGGRSYELRYLGELLGSSPPRLAGQLQPLPVLLVHLQDQWVAVQVDALAGSREIVVKSLGPQFSRVQGISGATILGDGQVVLILDLMAKIRTLQGLPLRGGMAPAYHEAEHARPLLVMVVDDSVTVRKVTSRLLERHGMHVLTAKDGVDAMTLLQEHTPDIMLLDIEMPRMDGFEVASQIRQDEQLKELPIIMITSRSGQKHRDRAMAVGVNEYLSKPYQETVLLESIAYWSPAHV, encoded by the coding sequence ATGGCTGATCGTCACGATTACGTTGCTCTTGAGTGGCTGAAGGGCGAGATCGCCGAAACGTTGCGCCAGGCCCGTCAGGCGCTGGACCTGTTCATCGAAGACCCGGCCAATGCTGCTGCGATGGCCGAGTGCCTGAAACTGGTGCATCAGGTTCACGGCAGTCTGCAGATGATCGAGTTCTACGGCGCCGCGTTGCTGGCCGAGGAAATCGAGCAACTGGCGCTGGCGGTCCAGCAGAACCGTGTCAGCCATCCGGTCGAGTCCGAGCAGCTGTTGATCCAGGCCATGAGTCAGTTGCCAGTTTACCTGGAACGCATTCATTCCGCGCGCCGCGATCTGCCGCTGGTGGTCTTGCCACTGCTCAATGACCTGCGCAGCGCGCGGGGCGAAAGTCTGCTCTCGGAAACCAGCCTGTTCGCCCCGCAGCTGGTCGTCGTGCCGCCGCTTGATGAGCAGGAGCTGGCGCGGCGCAATACCCCGGAATTGCCCAACCTGCTGCGCAAGCTGCGCCAGACGCTGCAGGCGGCGCTGGCCGGCCTGATGCGCGAGCAGGGCGTGCAGACCCAGCTCGGTTACATGGCCAAGGTGTTTGCCCGGCTTGAGCAGTTGTGCGAAGACGCGCCGCTCGGTGCGCTCTGGCGGATCGCCTCGGCACTGGTCGAAACCATGCTCAACGGCAACTTCACCAACAGTCCGGCGCTGCGCAGTCTGTTGAAGGACGCCGACAAGGAACTCAAGCGTCTGGCCGAGCAGGGCGTCATCGGCATCAATCAGCCCGCCCCCGAAGAGCTGTTGAAAAGCCTACTGTTCTACATCGCCAAGTCCGACAGCCTGGCGCCGAAGATGCTCGACCTAAAGGATCAGTACGCGCTGGCCGATGCCTTGCCCGGCAACGACGTGGTCAACGAAGAGCGCGCCCGCATGGCCGGTCCGGACCGAGACGCCATGCGTTCGGTGATCGTGGCCTTGTGCGAAGGGCTGGTCAGGGTCAAGGAACGGCTCGACGTGTTCGTGCGCGGCGACCGTCAGCATGTCAGCGAGCTGAACGCGTTGCTGCCGCCGTTGCGGCAGATTGCCGATACCCTGGCGGTGCTGGGTTTCGGCCAGCCGCGCAAGGTGATCATTGATCAGTTGTCTGTGGTCCTTGGTCTGGCGCAGGGGCAGCGCGAACCCAGCGACGCGGCGCTGATGGATGTCGCGGGTGCCTTGCTCTACGTCGAATCGACCCTTGCCGGCATGGCCGGGAGCCACGAGCAGGTCAGCCGCGAAGAAAGCCGCCTGCCGACCACCGACCTGACGCAGATTCATCAACTGGTGATTCGCGAAGCCCGCACCGTGTTGCAGCAGGCCAAGGATGTGATCCTCGATTACATCGACGGCGAGTGGGACCGGCAGCGGCTCGATCCGCTGTGCGCGCTGATCGTGCAGGTTCGTGGTGCGCTGGCCATGATCCCGCTGGCCCGTGCGGCCAGCCTGCTGGCCGCCTGCAACGAATACATTCAGGAACACCTGCTGGTGGACGAAACCCGTCCCACCTGGGTTCAGCTCGATTGCCTGGCCGACACCATCACCGGTATCGAGTATTACCTGGAACGCATGCTCGAAGACCATCAGGCGCCGGGCGACCAAGTGCTGGATATGGCCCAGCAAAGCCTGGCACGGCTGGGCTATACGCCTGCTGCGGACACCCTCGAAGTGCCGTTGCTCGAAGAGATCATCACTCAGGACGAGTTGCTGGAACTGGATGACCGCAAGGCGCTGGTCAGCCCCACGCAAACCATTGCCCAGGTCCTCGCCAGTCCGGTCTCGGCCGTCAACCCTCCCGCCCGTAACGTACCCACCAGCCTGTTGCCGCCCTCCGCCGGGGAAGAGGCGGTGGACGACGAGTTGCGCGATGTGTTTCTCGAAGAGGCCGACGAGGTGCTCGACGCGCTGCGCGAGTACCTGCCGCGCTGGTTCACCTCGCTCGGCCGCGACGGCCACTGGGACAGCACGGCGCTGACCGAAGTGCGTCGTGCGTTTCATACCCTCAAGGGCAGCGGCCGTATGGTGCGTGCGCTGATCCTCAGCGAACTGGCCTGGTCGGTGGAAAACCTGCTCAACCGGGTGCTGGAAGGCGATGTGCTGCCGGGCATCGAAGTGCAACAACTGATGAGCGAAGTGCAGGCGCTTCTGCCGTCGGTCATCCGCGATTTTGCCGAAGATGCGCAGCGCCAGCGCGACGATGTCGACCTGTTGGCGGCTCGCGCCCATGCGTTGGCCAATGGGCTGGAGCCACCGACGCTGCCGGCCGTGGATGATCCCGCGCCAGGCAAACCTGTTGCCGACGAACCGCTCGATCCACAGTTGCTGGAGATTTTCCGTCAGGAAGCGCTCGGCCATCTGAATACCCTCGGCCGCTTCCTCGACAATGCCGAACAATCAGCGTCGCCGGCGATCAGCGACGCGGTGCTGCGTGCGTTGCATACGCTCAAGGGCAGCGCGCACATGGCCGGGGTGCTGCCGATTGCCGAACTGGCCAGCCCGCTCGACCAGTTAGTGCGTGAATACAAGGCCAACCTGATCGATATCGGTTCACCGGAGCTCGTCCTGCTGCGCAGCGCCGAACCGTTGCTGCACAAGGGCCTCGAACAACTGGACAGCACGCCGCTGGCCGATATTCCGGGCGCCGCGCCGCTGATCGAGGCTGCCCTGGCGATGCTCAACGACCGCCTCACCGTGGTGCTGCGTGAGTCGGACAGCGGCCTGCGTATCAAGCGCAACCCCACGCTGCTTGCCAGTTTTCTGGCCGAAGGCATGGACATCGTGCTGGATGCGGAAAACCTGCTGCGGGGCTGGCGGCAGCACCCCGGCGAACGCCAGGAACTGAGCGCGCTGCTCGACGAGCTGACCACCCTCGGTCATGGCGCGCATCTGGCCGACCTGCCGCAGGTCGATGAGCTGTGCGAGGCCTTGCTCGACCTCTACGGCGCGGTCGAGGAAAGCAGTCTGGCAGTCAGCGAGCGCTTTTTCGATGTGGCAGAAAATGCTCACGAAGCGCTTATCAACATGCTTGATCAGGTGGCCGCTGGTCAGGATGTCGAGCCACGTCCCGAATGCGTGCGTGCCTTGAACCAGTTGCTGGATCAGGCGCTTGACCCTTCGGCGACCGGGCTGGTCAAGAGCGACGGCCACCGCACCTTGAGCGTTACCGAGCTCAACGCCGCCACCGCGCAGCTGGCCAGCGAGGCCGGGCACACTGAGACTGAGGTTGCCGGGCCGGACGACGAAATCGTCGAGATATTTCTGGAAGAGGCCGTCGATATCCTCGACAGCGCCGGTCAAGCCTTGCAGCGTTGGCTGGCCGATCCGGAAAACCCCGCGCCGCTGGCCTCGCTGCAGCGCGACCTGCACACCCTCAAGGGCGGTGCGCGGATGGCTGAGGTGGCCGAGGTGGGCGATCTGGCCCACGAACTGGAAAACCTCTACGAAGGCTTGATCGACCGGCGCTTCAACCATTCGCCGACGCTGGCCGAGCTGCTGCACGAGAGCCACGACCATCTGGCGATTCTGCTCGAGCAACTGTATCGGCAGGAGGCGCTCAGCGACCCTTCGGCCTTGATCGAGGCGCTGCGCAGCTGCCGCACGCTCGAGAGCGCCGGGCCTGAGGCGCAGGCCTCGCCTGCCGCCAGTGAAGATCCTCCAGAGCATGACACCGAGCTGCGTGAAGTCTTCCTCGAGGAAGGTTTCGACATCATGGAAAGCTCGGGCGCGGCATTGGCGCGCTGGCAGGCCGATCCGCACAACATGCTGGAAGTCGAAAACCTGCTGCGCGACCTGCACACCCTCAAGGGCGGCGCGCGGATGGTGGAAATTGCTCCGATAGGCGACCTCGCCCACGAGCTGGAGACGCTTTACGAGGGGCTTTCCGCCGGCAGCCTGCAGCCCGCGCCGTTGATGATGGGGCTGTTGCAGAGCGGCCAGGATGTGCTGGCCGACATGCTTGATGCCGTGCGCAGTGACAAGCCGCTGCCTGACGCGACCTTGCTGATTGAGAGCATTCGCAGACTGGCCACCGACGAGCCGTCGGGCGCAGTGCTGGCTGCGCAGGGCCTGGAGATCCATCCGGAGTCGGTGGTCGCCGTGGCCCCGGTCGCCGAGGGCGAGGTCGAGCGCAGCGGCCCGGAAATGGTCAAGGTGCCTGCCGAGCAACTGGAAGACCTGGTCAACCTGGCCGGCGAAACCTCCATCTTCCGTGGACGTATTGAACAGCAGATTATTGATTCACAGATCGCCCTGGTAGAGATGGAAACCACCATCGAGCGGATGCGCGATCAGTTGCGTCGTCTTGATATGGAAACCCAGGGGCGCATTCTCAGCCGTGAGCAGGTTCAGGCCGAGCGGCTGGGCTATGAAGAGTTCGACCCGCTGGAAATGGACCGCCATTCCCAGTTGCAGCAGTTGTCGCGCGCTTTGTTCGAATCGGCGTCCGACCTGATGGACCTCAAGGAAACCCTCGGTGCGCGCGCCCGCGACGCGGAAACGCTGCTGTCGCAACAGGCCAGGGTCAACACCCAGCTTCAGGAAGGCCTGATGCGTACGCGCATGGTGCCGTTCGAACGATTGGTGCCGCGCCTGCGTCGCGTGGTGCGCCAGGTGGCCTCGGAACTGCACAAGAAAGTCCATTTCGAAGTGGGCAACGCCGACGGTGAAATGGACCGCAACGTGCTGGAACGAATGGTCGCGCCACTGGAGCACATGCTGCGCAATGCCGTCGATCACGGGCTTGAAAGCACCGAAAAACGCATCGCTGCCGGCAAGCCGGAACAGGGCCATATCAGTCTGGAATTGATGTACGAAGGCGGCGATATGGTCATCGAACTGAGCGATGACGGCTCGGGCGTTGACCTCGCAGCGGTACGCCGCAAGGCCATCAAGCGCGGCATGATCCATCCGGATGCCGATCTGTCCGACCATGAAGTGCTGCCGTTCATCCTGCAGGCGGGTTTTTCCACCAGCGAGATCATCACCCAGATTTCCGGCCGTGGCGTGGGCATGGATGTGGTGCACGCCGAGGTCAAGCAACTGGGCGGTTCGATGGTCATCGACTCGGTACCGGGCCAGGGCACGCGCTTCCGTATTCGACTGCCGATTTCGGTGTCGGTCAACCGGGCGTTGATGGTGACGTGCGGCGAAGAACAGTATGCGGTGCCGCTCAATACCGTCGATGGCATCGTGCGCGTCATGGCCAATGAACTGGACGGCTATTACCAGACCACCCCGCCGCGCTATCAATATGGTGGGCGCAGTTACGAGTTGCGCTATCTGGGCGAGTTGCTGGGCAGCAGTCCGCCCCGGCTGGCCGGGCAATTGCAGCCGCTGCCGGTGCTGCTGGTGCATCTGCAGGATCAGTGGGTGGCGGTGCAGGTCGATGCGCTGGCAGGCTCGCGCGAGATCGTGGTCAAGAGCCTCGGCCCGCAGTTCTCCAGGGTGCAGGGCATTTCCGGTGCGACCATCCTGGGTGACGGGCAAGTGGTGCTGATTCTTGATCTGATGGCGAAGATTCGTACCTTGCAGGGCTTGCCTTTAAGAGGAGGCATGGCGCCTGCCTACCACGAAGCCGAGCACGCCAGACCGCTGTTGGTGATGGTAGTGGACGATTCGGTGACGGTGCGCAAAGTTACCAGCCGCTTGCTGGAACGCCACGGCATGCACGTGCTGACCGCCAAGGACGGTGTCGATGCCATGACCCTGTTGCAGGAGCACACGCCTGACATCATGCTGCTCGATATCGAAATGCCGCGCATGGACGGCTTTGAAGTCGCCAGCCAGATCCGCCAGGACGAACAGCTCAAGGAATTGCCTATCATCATGATCACCTCCCGCTCGGGCCAGAAGCATCGCGATCGGGCGATGGCGGTGGGCGTCAACGAGTACCTGAGCAAGCCGTATCAGGAAACCGTATTGCTGGAGAGCATCGCTTACTGGAGCCCGGCACATGTCTGA
- a CDS encoding chemotaxis protein CheW: MSEGTFQTSRLTSLTGLLVPLSDRHLLLPNVAVAELIDYQDCSAEPDAPEWYLGPISWRELTLPLLSFEAACGGRTRVGGRARIVVLNALGGRNDVRFIALLTQGIPRSCKVDSQLSYVDVPLAELELAAVQIGETVARIPDLEGLEQWLVDAGLS; the protein is encoded by the coding sequence ATGTCTGAAGGCACGTTTCAGACAAGCCGTCTGACCAGCCTGACCGGCTTGCTGGTGCCGTTGAGTGACCGGCATCTGCTGCTGCCCAATGTCGCGGTCGCCGAGTTGATCGATTATCAGGATTGCAGCGCAGAGCCGGATGCCCCTGAGTGGTACCTCGGGCCGATCAGCTGGCGCGAACTGACCTTGCCACTGCTCAGCTTCGAAGCTGCCTGCGGAGGCCGCACCCGCGTTGGCGGTCGAGCCCGGATCGTGGTGCTCAACGCGCTGGGCGGACGCAACGATGTCAGATTCATCGCCCTGCTGACTCAGGGCATCCCGCGCTCGTGCAAGGTCGACAGCCAGTTGAGCTACGTCGACGTCCCGCTGGCCGAACTGGAACTGGCCGCCGTACAGATCGGCGAAACCGTAGCCCGCATTCCCGACCTCGAAGGGCTGGAACAATGGTTGGTGGATGCAGGGCTGTCATAG
- the selO gene encoding protein adenylyltransferase SelO, producing the protein MKALDELIFDNRFARLGDAFSTSVLPEPIDAPQLVVASQSALALLDLAPGQADLPLFAEIFSGHKLWSEAEPRAMVYSGHQFGSYNPRLGDGRGLLLGEVYNDAGEHWDLHLKGAGRTPYSRMGDGRAVLRSSIREFLASEALHALGIPSSRAGCVVSSSTPVWRETQEHAAMVLRLAQSHVRFGSLEYFFYTKQPEQLKTLAEHVLTMHYPHCQEQPEPYLAMFREIVERNAELIAKWQAYGFCHGVMNTDNMSILGITFDFGPFAFLDDFDEHFICNHSDHEGRYSFSNQVPIAQWNLSALAQALTPFISVEALREAIGLFLPLYQAHYLDLMRRRLGLTVAQEQDEQLVSQLLKLMQNSGVDYTLFFRRLGDQPAAEALRTLRDDFVDIKGFDGWAQAYQARIALEDNGTEQERQTRMHAVNPLYILRNYLAQNAIAAAEKGDYEEVRRLHQVLCTPFTEQPGMQGYAQRPPDWGKHLEISCSS; encoded by the coding sequence TTGAAAGCACTCGACGAACTCATTTTCGACAACCGCTTTGCCCGTCTGGGCGATGCGTTTTCTACTTCCGTGCTGCCTGAGCCCATCGATGCGCCGCAGCTTGTGGTTGCCAGCCAGTCAGCGCTGGCACTGCTGGACCTGGCGCCTGGACAGGCCGATCTGCCGTTGTTCGCGGAAATCTTCAGCGGCCACAAGCTGTGGTCCGAAGCAGAGCCTCGGGCGATGGTGTATTCCGGGCATCAGTTCGGCTCCTACAACCCGCGCCTGGGGGATGGCCGTGGCCTGCTGCTAGGCGAGGTGTACAACGACGCCGGCGAGCACTGGGACCTGCACCTCAAGGGCGCCGGCCGCACGCCGTATTCGCGGATGGGTGACGGGCGCGCCGTACTGCGCTCGTCGATCCGCGAGTTTCTGGCTTCCGAGGCGCTGCACGCACTGGGCATCCCCAGCAGCCGCGCGGGGTGTGTGGTCAGCTCCAGCACGCCGGTATGGCGCGAAACCCAGGAACATGCCGCTATGGTGCTGCGTCTGGCACAGAGTCATGTGCGCTTCGGCAGTCTGGAATACTTCTTCTACACCAAGCAGCCAGAGCAGTTGAAGACCCTCGCCGAGCATGTGCTGACGATGCATTACCCGCATTGCCAGGAGCAGCCGGAGCCGTATCTGGCGATGTTCCGGGAAATCGTCGAGCGCAACGCCGAGCTGATTGCCAAGTGGCAGGCCTACGGCTTCTGCCATGGTGTGATGAACACCGACAACATGTCGATTCTGGGCATTACCTTCGATTTCGGACCGTTCGCGTTTCTGGACGATTTCGATGAGCACTTCATCTGCAACCACTCCGATCACGAAGGTCGCTACTCCTTCAGCAATCAGGTGCCTATCGCGCAATGGAACCTCAGCGCGCTGGCACAGGCGCTGACCCCGTTCATCAGCGTGGAAGCGCTGCGTGAGGCCATCGGTTTGTTCCTGCCGCTGTATCAGGCCCACTACCTGGACCTGATGCGCCGCCGACTGGGCCTGACCGTTGCTCAGGAGCAGGATGAACAACTGGTCAGCCAGTTGCTGAAATTGATGCAGAACAGCGGCGTGGATTACACCCTGTTCTTCCGCCGCCTGGGTGATCAGCCAGCCGCCGAGGCGTTGCGCACGTTGCGTGACGACTTTGTCGATATCAAGGGCTTCGATGGCTGGGCGCAAGCGTATCAAGCGCGTATTGCCCTTGAGGACAACGGCACCGAGCAGGAGCGTCAGACCCGCATGCATGCAGTCAATCCGCTGTACATCCTGCGCAACTACCTGGCGCAGAACGCCATCGCTGCTGCGGAAAAAGGCGACTACGAAGAAGTCCGCCGCCTGCATCAGGTGCTCTGCACCCCCTTCACCGAACAGCCCGGCATGCAAGGCTACGCCCAACGCCCGCCGGACTGGGGCAAGCACCTGGAAATCAGCTGTTCGTCGTGA
- a CDS encoding GntR family transcriptional regulator: MNDAASALPRTLGESITTELRRMLVEGELVPGQRLSEAALAESLDISRNTLREAFRVLTREGLLTHEPNRGVTVAKPDMASIIDIYRIRRFIECGAIAQAYPQHPGVLHMRNAVEAGVQARQAKDWIAVGTANMMFHKAIVERSDSPRLVAFYAQISAELRLAFGLLNNPELLHSPYLDMNAAVLGRLDAGKTDEATRMLEDYLVQSERTILAAFERSRNR; this comes from the coding sequence ATGAACGACGCTGCCTCTGCCCTCCCTCGCACCCTCGGAGAATCGATCACCACTGAGCTTCGCAGAATGCTAGTCGAGGGCGAGCTGGTACCTGGTCAGCGCCTCTCGGAAGCCGCTCTCGCCGAGAGTCTGGATATTTCCCGTAACACCCTGAGAGAAGCCTTCAGAGTGTTGACCCGCGAAGGGCTGCTGACCCACGAGCCCAATCGCGGGGTCACCGTGGCCAAGCCTGATATGGCTTCGATCATCGATATCTACCGCATTCGACGCTTCATCGAATGTGGAGCGATTGCCCAGGCTTATCCACAGCATCCCGGTGTGCTGCACATGCGCAATGCGGTCGAGGCCGGCGTGCAGGCGCGTCAAGCGAAGGACTGGATTGCCGTGGGCACCGCCAACATGATGTTTCACAAGGCCATCGTCGAGCGGTCCGACAGCCCGCGACTGGTGGCGTTTTATGCGCAGATATCGGCAGAGTTGCGGCTGGCCTTCGGCTTGCTCAACAATCCGGAGCTTCTGCATTCGCCTTATCTGGACATGAATGCTGCGGTACTCGGGCGCCTGGACGCGGGCAAGACCGATGAGGCGACGCGCATGCTCGAGGATTATCTGGTGCAATCGGAACGAACGATTCTGGCCGCCTTCGAGCGAAGCCGGAACCGGTAG
- a CDS encoding NRAMP family divalent metal transporter: protein MTQTANEFTKARRASLIAAIFMMATSAIGPGFLTQTATFTATLGAAFAFGILASILIDFVVQLNVWRIVTLTKMRAADLANAAIPGSGYLLAVLVIFGGLVFSLGNIAGAGLGLNALTGLDPKWGGALSALIAIAIFSSHRAGIAMDRIMMVLGTLKVCLILFAAFASHPPLGEALRQTILPDMVDFAAITTIVGGTVGGYITYAGAHRLLDRGTVGVENIDVVSKAALTGILVTGVVRYILFLAILGVVASGVVIDVSGKGANPAAQAFTAAAGNFGLIMFGLVLWAAGISSVIGASYTSMSFITVFSKRITERARNLATVGFILITVVVYVMWGKPPAALLVFAGGFNGLILPLGLSIFMYVGWRRSDMMDGYHYPRWLLVLGVLTCLLSWYMAFKSVGPIFAFINAA from the coding sequence GTGACACAGACTGCCAATGAGTTCACCAAGGCGCGCCGCGCCTCTTTGATCGCCGCGATCTTCATGATGGCGACGTCTGCCATCGGTCCTGGCTTTCTGACCCAGACAGCTACGTTTACTGCGACGCTGGGGGCGGCGTTCGCTTTCGGCATCCTGGCCTCGATCCTGATCGATTTCGTGGTGCAGCTGAATGTCTGGCGCATCGTCACGTTGACCAAAATGCGCGCGGCCGATCTGGCCAACGCGGCGATTCCGGGCAGCGGTTATCTGCTCGCGGTACTGGTCATCTTCGGCGGCCTAGTGTTCAGTCTGGGCAACATCGCGGGTGCGGGTCTGGGTTTGAATGCGTTGACCGGTCTTGACCCCAAATGGGGTGGCGCCTTGAGCGCGCTGATCGCCATTGCGATCTTCTCGTCGCACCGCGCCGGCATCGCCATGGACCGCATCATGATGGTGCTGGGCACCCTGAAGGTCTGCCTGATTCTGTTCGCTGCCTTTGCCTCGCACCCGCCGCTGGGTGAAGCGCTGCGCCAGACCATCCTGCCGGACATGGTCGATTTCGCGGCCATCACCACCATTGTCGGTGGCACGGTCGGCGGCTATATCACTTACGCCGGTGCTCACCGATTGCTGGATCGCGGCACCGTCGGGGTCGAGAACATCGATGTGGTGTCCAAGGCGGCGCTGACCGGTATTCTGGTCACCGGCGTTGTTCGTTACATACTGTTTCTGGCGATCCTCGGCGTGGTCGCCAGCGGCGTCGTCATCGATGTGTCCGGCAAGGGTGCAAACCCCGCAGCCCAGGCGTTCACCGCTGCCGCTGGCAACTTCGGCCTGATCATGTTCGGCCTGGTGCTCTGGGCGGCCGGCATCAGCAGCGTGATCGGCGCGTCCTATACGTCGATGTCGTTCATCACGGTGTTTTCCAAGCGCATCACCGAACGCGCGCGCAACCTCGCGACTGTCGGCTTTATCCTGATCACCGTGGTCGTATACGTCATGTGGGGCAAACCACCGGCCGCGCTGCTGGTCTTTGCCGGGGGCTTCAACGGCTTGATCTTGCCACTGGGCCTGAGCATTTTCATGTACGTCGGCTGGCGCCGGTCCGACATGATGGACGGCTACCACTACCCGCGCTGGCTGCTGGTACTGGGCGTGCTGACCTGTCTGCTGTCGTGGTACATGGCGTTCAAATCAGTCGGTCCTATCTTTGCCTTCATCAATGCAGCCTGA
- a CDS encoding LamB/YcsF family protein, with protein MSAIDLNSDLGESFGAWSMGDDEAILDVVSSANVACGFHAGDPAGILRTLEAAAARGVAIGAHVAYPDLVGFGRRNMDVPSDQLTADVIYQIGALQGLARSAGTRVSYVKPHGALYNTIAGDQRQAAAVIQALLRIDPALKLVCLANSPLLDWAREAGLSCVAEAFADRAYTAEGKLVSRSRPGAVLHDAERIAERMLRLVREGVIEAEDGREISLQADSICVHGDSPGAVNIARILKDRLHDAGVTVRAFNRG; from the coding sequence ATGTCTGCAATAGACCTCAACAGTGATCTCGGTGAAAGCTTCGGCGCCTGGAGCATGGGCGATGACGAGGCGATTCTCGATGTGGTCAGCAGCGCCAACGTGGCCTGCGGTTTCCATGCCGGTGACCCGGCCGGGATCCTGCGTACCCTCGAGGCCGCTGCGGCCCGGGGCGTTGCCATCGGCGCGCATGTGGCCTACCCGGACCTGGTAGGGTTTGGCCGCCGCAACATGGACGTCCCGTCCGACCAGCTGACCGCCGATGTCATTTATCAGATCGGTGCGCTTCAGGGCCTGGCCCGCAGCGCCGGGACCCGCGTGAGCTACGTCAAACCCCACGGCGCGCTGTACAACACCATCGCTGGTGATCAGCGTCAGGCCGCGGCGGTCATTCAGGCGCTGCTGCGCATTGATCCCGCGCTGAAGCTGGTGTGCCTGGCCAACTCGCCGCTGCTCGACTGGGCACGCGAAGCCGGGCTTTCCTGCGTTGCCGAAGCGTTCGCCGACCGCGCCTATACCGCTGAAGGCAAGCTGGTCTCGCGCTCGCGGCCCGGTGCCGTGCTGCACGACGCCGAACGGATCGCCGAGCGCATGCTGCGCCTGGTGCGCGAAGGCGTCATCGAGGCTGAAGATGGCCGCGAAATCAGCCTGCAGGCCGATTCGATCTGCGTGCATGGCGACAGTCCGGGCGCGGTGAACATCGCGCGTATTCTGAAAGACCGTTTGCACGACGCAGGCGTCACTGTCCGCGCATTCAATCGAGGCTGA